Below is a window of Phyllopteryx taeniolatus isolate TA_2022b chromosome 16, UOR_Ptae_1.2, whole genome shotgun sequence DNA.
AATGACGTGATTGACGTCACTAACACGGAAGTGCATCCTCACGCGGGAAATGGAAAGTTCAGTTGTTGTTTATAAATGACAGCAAGATGTCGTCTGGCGTAATGGACAAACCAGAAGACGCAGCCGGTGAGGGGAAGCGCGCCCCGCCGGTGAAGGTCCTGTCCGGCCAGCTGAGGACTGCGACGGAGGTACGGGGGAGCTCCGGCTGGCTCGTCAGGGATCTTTCCCTGCCGGTCTTGCTGGTGTGGATGCAGGGCACCGTGCTGGAGGTGCAGTTGGAGCTCGGCACCGTGCTGCTCATGGACGAGACGGGCACGTTCACAGTCCAGGGCGTCAACAGTGTGCCTAAAGGGAAACCGTGTTTGTCTTCGGGTAAATAAAGCGAGAGTTTGTTTGGCTTTCTTTTCGGCCAAATGTTTGTGGactatttagatttgttttatatttcaagaaaaaacgGTAATAAGCCAAAGTAGCCTCTAACTTCATTCGTCCAGCTCCGACCACCAAcggtacattttatatataaatgtgcTGTTTGCCGCAACCCTGGAAACGCATGtacctgaaaaacaaaaacaaaaaactccctgtgtgtctgcgtgtctaagggtttgtttgaacattttggcatGCCTGGCTCTTATTTGGAGAGCTGTGCGAACTCGCAACTGTCGCGTACTTTGCAGTTTGCAACTTCttgtcacattccaaaaacgtgttaGGTTCAACGAAGACTAAACAGACcatgtgtgaatgttgtttgtcgatatgtgcctTGCAGTTTGAAGTCCGAGGTGTGCTTTGtctctcgccccaagtcagctcggataggctccagcatacccataACCCAAATAATTCCTTTTGCACATAACCCTATATGAATAAATGGAATTTTTTTATAAGTTGTATTTTGTGACTTCACGTTCACGCACCTGAAAATGACACTACTTTTTAACCACCCCTTCACCCAGGTAAATATGTGATGGTGATGGGCGTGGTCCAGGCAGTCTCCCCGGAGCCGGTGGTCCGCGCCGTCAAGCTGGCCGACCTCTCCGAGCACGCCACGCTGCACagacagatgtggaagctggAGGTGGAGGATCTGCAGCGGGTGCTGGCTCGTCCCGCCTCTGTCGGACCATGACAGCTGGAAACAAAACAGACCTCACCAGACACCTCGATTATCGTATGAATAAATTCATTAGTGTGTTAATTTATGCAGATAATGTTCTAATTACAAAGCACAAACAAGCATACAGATGtacttagaaaaaaaacaactttattttgtgtgttgccTGTTAATTTTGGTAACACTAGGAGAAACCCGACTTATGTGGACTGATTAAAATTAATTTCAAATGATTTggctgtgtgtgagtgttaaaGACTGTCGGGCAGACGGGACAAAAGGCTTTACAACATGCTACTTCCATCACCCTCTTCACATGAGCAGTGCATAGCAAAGCTTCTTTGTTAATGCTCCCGTTTGTTCGGCCAGCGGCGAAGCGGACGCCGATCGTCATGCCATGATCCATTCTGGCTTACTTCCCAGAGACCTTCGAGATCACCTCGAGTTAGAGTACTGCTTCTCTTCACGTGATCTTCATGCCATTACTTGATGTCCTTAAGAAGAAAACTGTATTTTCCAAAGTCATTGTCGTTGGGTGCTATAAGGTGGTCTTTTCTGGCTTTGGCCAGTTTCATCAAAAGCACTTCCCGCCGCTCCATCCACTCCCGGAGCTCCTGTTCACCGTGGGCCAGCTTGCACAAGTCATCTTCCGTGCACGTCCCTACGAGGAACCTGTACGAACACACCAGTGAGCGTCAGTCGGTAACACTGCtgtaatggctgcaacactacAGTTGTATACATTAAAGATGTTTGGTGCAACATACTTGTGTGGAGCTTGGAGGGGAATGCGATGCTATTTGTGAACATTACTGTCCACGAAAACCAGATATAGTTTTACACGAATAGTTTGATACAAAATGTCCTCTAATAGTGGCCGAGCGTGGTAATTTACTGAACTGCAAGGTATTTCACTATGATAGATTGCACGTTAAGCTGGACAATATCCAACTACATCATACACTTATGTTTTGCAATTTTCATCATATGTGTAGCTATTTATTCTGCAACCATCCACTATTTTAGCCTCCATtgaaaaaagataaaatgttgGTAGTTATGTCACTGAAAACAGAGGGTTTCTTAAAGAGGCATTTATGTGGTATGTGCAGCCGCACAGGGCGGCATTTCCAGCGGGGGCGCCGAAGAGGGGTCTCGCACAGGGTGCCATTAAAGCTAGGACCCGTCAGAACCAAAACGAACAATCTGTACTAAGCGGCCCTAAACATGTagcagaaagtggagcaaaCAATTTCAATACAAAAGCACATCTTAAATGATATTGAAGTTGTGGAAAGCAAAGACTTCAGgaattagaaaaaatatttaaaaaaatatatatatattctcctGCTTCGCCACCCAGTGTAAAATTTTGTAGTATAATGCATGCAAAGGACATGGACTGCGTCGTCTTAACTGTGGTACATGTGGCGGACCGTGTAAAACCCGAACGGTGGGCCACAAATGGCCCCTGGGCCATAGTctggacacccctgctgtagttAGGCAACAAATACAGGATAAGAGACTTCTCATTGTACTGGTATGTATGCAATTAGCACTCAAGTCTGAAGATTGGAGCTAAAAGCCCTTGTCTAAGTCTAGCCCTCCCAAAGGGTTAAAGACTAATGTGTGTTCTGTGTTCCCACAAAGCTCACCTCTCACAGACTTTGAAAGTGCCGGTGGGAAATCGATACTGCCAACAGTTCTGATCGTCCTCGCAGTTGAAGACTCGGTCTTTGTGTTTTTCCGAGGTGATGTGCTGCTGCCACTGCTTGTCGCTGTTGCAGTTCTTACCGCACAGCCAACAGTGATTGCCAGCCTGGACCGAGcacagtcatcatcatcatcagaatcatGCTAACAAGGTTTGGTGCATGACTATAAGCAACGattgaaattattaaaaatatatatatttacatttttaaataaatattgaaatacaatacCTTGGGTCCCTTGAAAGATTATATATCAATCTGAATCAATATAATTGACCATTGTTGGCTATTTGAACAGATTTTTCCACTCTAAAGTGGGGGTACACCCATAGCAAATAActtcttaattattattatttattttttttatgtgaaagaccccacacatgacaagaaaaaaatatatgctcTTATAGTGTGTACATGAGATCACCAAAAACGCGAGTCACAAATAGGCATCCAGACTGCcatgaaataaatccaaagaAGAAATTGTAGTCGACGGAATacaagaagctaggctaactgttagcttttCCGGTATATCCATTGTGGTTGCAAACTATTTCTCTCTCGTCCTTTTTGTGGTGACCGACTTGAGAGACACGTGATACAAATACTAAGCACAACCAGTTGTTCCTATTTGCGTCCGGCAACAGTGCAAGCTTCCTAAATGGTTACCGTTCCATTTCGTGTCGCAATCACGGAGTCCATTGCTAGGCCAAACTCTGTGTTGACCACACAGATAGGATTTGCCATATTAATTATTAAACAGGTTATTTTTTCCAAGcagaatgggggaaaaaaattaaataaatcactCAACAGCCCCCACACCACTGGGTAATAACTAAGATTAATATTTTGGAGACATTTGAGAATCGGGACTGATCGCCAAGAAGGGGAAATTCTTAAATTAGGCCTGattgtcggtatgtgtgtaccccgcttgaCCCTATTGTCAATGACCCGTTATCCATAAAGGAAATTGCTTTCTATATACAGTTGTCCACCATTGGCGTTCTTTTCGCTTCCAACTCACCACTTCTTCCACGTAGTCTGTTGGCATGTGGATCGGCTTGCCGTTCTCCCTCACAGAGATATTAGCGTTCTCCTCACCCCAGCCCGCCTTCTGAGACTGCAGCCACTTGTCATAAAGCTGATCTGCATCTGCAACTAAATAAGCACGAAACACGATTGTTGGCGTCACATCAGCCATTTGAGGTCTGCGAGGAAAGAACTCACTGTTATTTTCCTTCATGAAGGTCCAAAGGTCTCGCTCCTCCACACTGTGAGCAAATGTGCAATTGCCAATATACTGACACTTCTTGCCGGCTGCCACATGCATGCAAAtctaagagagaaaaaaaagacgctTAAACTGGTGACTTTTCCTTTTGATTCAAATCTCCTTATTGTTGGCTATGTACCTCAAACTGAGCTGGGATCGGCTTTTTGGTAGGAAGGGCTCTAATCGTTGTCCACTTTTTCCTTTCAATGGAGCTTACAAGAACCACACGCTTGTCTTTGGCCCACCTGTAAAGAGAAAACTAGTTTAGCACCAGGAACCAGTCCTGTCACTTTATGCCCACAGATCAACTTACGTGTGCCTTGCTTTGGCTGAGCAATACTTTTTGTTCTTGTCCGCTTCACTTAGCTGCCCATTTCTCCAACACTGGCTACAAACAAACATCATCTTCAAATTTTGAGGCCCGAACCGTCTTTGGCCTAAAAACTGATGATCACATTGAAAGGACAAGTttaaagcgttttttttttttttttttaaaacagcagaAATACAAAAAGTAAAGTGTTACCTGGGCACGTCGCAGTGCAATATTTGAGTTCCAATATGTGGTGGCCTCTTGAACAATACTTTCATGACTAATACCTGTGTGATGCCAACAGAAATAACTCAATATGAATTCCATATAATGTCAATTTTACTCCCAGAAAATGGTGTGATGGTAAATCTCTATTCATTGAACATTTTTCCATGTACACCTGCAGAATTAAAAGAGATCCAATAGAAGAGTTCAAAAGGGTAGACCCATCAACCAAGGTAGAGAAGAGTTGTGTAAAGTATCATGGTTTCCGCCACCTTTCTTTCTAAATCCTGTTAACACTATTTACGTCATTACACGATACGAGATGCTCAAAATATTATAAACCGTGTGTGATGTTCAACACCActacaaagtaaaataatacaaatactgcAAATGTATCAGTTGGCTTTTGTCCACACTCTGGGCTCTGCTTCtgcaagtacaaccccaattccaatgaagttggaatgttgtgtgaaacataaataaaaacagaatacaatgctttccaaatcatgttcaacctatatttaattgaatacactacaaagacaatatatttaatgttcaaactgataaacttcattgtttttagcaaataatcatcacttagaattttatggctgcaacacat
It encodes the following:
- the rmi2 gene encoding recQ-mediated genome instability protein 2; its protein translation is MSSGVMDKPEDAAGEGKRAPPVKVLSGQLRTATEVRGSSGWLVRDLSLPVLLVWMQGTVLEVQLELGTVLLMDETGTFTVQGVNSVPKGKPCLSSGKYVMVMGVVQAVSPEPVVRAVKLADLSEHATLHRQMWKLEVEDLQRVLARPASVGP